The following coding sequences lie in one Halogeometricum rufum genomic window:
- a CDS encoding biotin transporter BioY, whose amino-acid sequence MSTNTESVELVGDDVVGNVARAALFAALTGAFAYVSFPNPVSPVPVSLQVLGVFLAGIFLGPVWGGASIALYLVAGAAGVPVFAGGSAGLGSFVSYTAGYLWSYPLAAALVGAVVHGTSDLRDPGDVGLTRLVGGMVAGTVVIYALGTVGYAVVENGLVGAFAPSALARAFVVSALAFVPFEAVKIAAAVGVVRSDAAAAE is encoded by the coding sequence GTGTCCACGAACACCGAATCGGTCGAACTCGTCGGCGACGACGTGGTGGGCAACGTCGCGCGAGCGGCGCTGTTCGCCGCGTTGACCGGCGCGTTCGCGTACGTCTCGTTCCCGAACCCGGTCTCTCCCGTCCCGGTGAGCCTGCAGGTGCTGGGCGTCTTCCTCGCCGGCATCTTCCTCGGGCCCGTCTGGGGCGGCGCGTCGATAGCGCTGTACCTCGTCGCCGGCGCCGCCGGCGTGCCCGTCTTCGCCGGCGGGTCCGCCGGCCTCGGCTCGTTCGTAAGCTACACCGCGGGCTACCTCTGGTCGTACCCCCTCGCGGCGGCCCTCGTCGGCGCCGTCGTCCACGGCACGTCCGACCTGCGCGACCCCGGCGACGTCGGCCTGACCCGCCTCGTCGGCGGCATGGTCGCCGGCACCGTCGTCATCTACGCCCTCGGCACCGTCGGCTACGCCGTCGTCGAGAACGGTCTCGTCGGCGCGTTCGCCCCCTCGGCGCTCGCCCGCGCGTTCGTCGTCAGCGCCCTCGCGTTCGTGCCGTTCGAGGCCGTGAAGATAGCCGCCGCGGTCGGTGTCGTCCGGAGCGACGCCGCGGCGGCGGAGTGA
- a CDS encoding DUF7855 family protein, which yields MLLVVTYSRAARETLRNVCRTHEETVVRRFGRAALLAETEYGAFLACRLREKHAGDVQVERTEPFNEYADAPDAVREAAAAYEAREVPSTPYDKFAVGTDHPPSSRMRDSDL from the coding sequence GTGTTGCTCGTCGTGACTTACTCGCGGGCGGCCCGCGAGACGCTCCGAAACGTCTGTCGAACGCACGAGGAGACGGTCGTCCGCCGGTTCGGCCGCGCGGCACTGCTCGCGGAGACGGAGTACGGGGCGTTCCTCGCGTGCCGACTGCGCGAGAAGCACGCGGGCGACGTGCAGGTCGAACGGACGGAACCGTTCAACGAGTACGCCGACGCGCCGGACGCGGTTCGGGAGGCCGCCGCGGCGTACGAGGCCCGCGAGGTGCCGAGCACGCCGTACGACAAGTTCGCCGTCGGCACCGACCACCCGCCGTCGTCGCGGATGCGCGACAGCGACCTGTGA
- a CDS encoding aldo/keto reductase — MEYTRLGETGLEVSRLALGCLNFGSGQPWMMNDREASVELARSALDAGVNFLDTANAYSRGESESIVGEAIEGYDREELVLATKVYFDMGDGPNKGGLSRKHVFDQIRGSLDRLGTGYVDLYQIHRWDEHTPVEETLSALDALVEEGLVRYVGASTMAGWQFSKALHVADVENYERFVCMQPEYNLVDRHEEANLLPICADQGVGVVPWSPLAGGFLAGKYERGEAIPEGTRAADDEYTERRFTDENWRVLDVVRELAAEKDATPAQVSLAWLLHKDVVDAPIVGPRREDHLADNLGALDVSLTDDEMARLEEPIFPQWPVEGKD, encoded by the coding sequence ATGGAGTACACGCGACTCGGCGAGACGGGGCTGGAAGTGTCGCGACTGGCGCTCGGGTGCCTCAACTTCGGGTCCGGACAGCCGTGGATGATGAACGACCGCGAGGCGAGCGTCGAACTCGCCCGGTCGGCGCTGGACGCCGGCGTCAACTTCCTCGATACGGCGAACGCCTACTCGCGCGGCGAGAGCGAGTCCATCGTCGGCGAGGCCATCGAGGGCTACGACCGCGAGGAACTCGTCCTCGCGACGAAGGTGTACTTCGACATGGGCGACGGCCCGAACAAGGGCGGCCTCTCGCGGAAGCACGTCTTCGACCAGATTCGAGGGAGCCTCGACCGACTGGGGACCGGCTACGTCGACCTCTACCAGATACACCGCTGGGACGAGCACACGCCCGTCGAGGAGACGCTGTCGGCCCTCGACGCCCTCGTCGAGGAGGGACTGGTGCGGTACGTCGGCGCGAGCACGATGGCCGGCTGGCAGTTCTCGAAGGCCCTGCACGTCGCCGACGTGGAGAACTACGAGCGGTTCGTCTGCATGCAACCGGAGTACAACCTCGTGGACCGACACGAGGAGGCGAACCTCCTGCCCATCTGCGCCGACCAGGGCGTCGGCGTGGTGCCGTGGTCACCGCTGGCCGGCGGGTTCCTCGCCGGGAAGTACGAACGCGGCGAGGCGATTCCCGAGGGGACGCGCGCCGCGGACGACGAGTACACCGAACGGCGGTTCACCGACGAGAACTGGCGGGTGCTGGACGTGGTCCGCGAACTCGCCGCGGAGAAGGACGCGACGCCCGCGCAGGTCAGTCTCGCGTGGTTGCTGCACAAGGACGTCGTGGACGCGCCCATCGTCGGCCCGCGCCGGGAGGACCACCTCGCGGACAACCTCGGCGCACTCGACGTGTCGCTGACCGACGACGAGATGGCGCGGTTGGAGGAGCCGATATTCCCGCAGTGGCCCGTCGAAGGGAAGGACTGA
- a CDS encoding energy-coupling factor transporter transmembrane component T family protein: MLTYRPGDSLAHRLDPRAKLFVQAAFALAAFAHTTPRGLAAFTVVALGVLAAGRLSPTVPIRGFAPALPFLVVAPLAATVTLWPLGLDPTAAVEPALASYRVLLVLVVSGVYLRTTPVRDSRAAVERLLPGRVGRFLGVGVALVFRFLPVLLADLRRVREASRARLGDQRPLRERMRTVGAAGVRRAFARSDRLALALRARCFAWNPTLPELRFRRRDYPALAVGVLLVASAFL; the protein is encoded by the coding sequence ATGCTGACGTACCGCCCCGGCGACTCGCTGGCGCACCGACTGGACCCGCGGGCGAAACTGTTCGTGCAGGCGGCGTTCGCCCTCGCCGCCTTCGCGCACACGACGCCGCGCGGACTGGCCGCCTTCACCGTCGTCGCCCTCGGCGTCCTCGCCGCGGGGCGTCTCTCACCGACCGTGCCGATTCGCGGGTTCGCGCCCGCCCTCCCGTTCCTCGTCGTCGCGCCCCTCGCGGCGACGGTGACGCTGTGGCCCCTCGGCCTCGACCCGACGGCGGCCGTGGAACCGGCGCTGGCGAGTTACCGCGTCCTCCTCGTCCTCGTCGTCTCCGGCGTCTACCTCCGGACGACGCCGGTTCGGGACTCCCGCGCCGCCGTCGAGCGACTCCTGCCGGGACGCGTCGGCCGCTTCCTCGGCGTCGGCGTCGCCCTCGTCTTCCGCTTCTTGCCCGTCCTCCTCGCTGACCTCCGGCGCGTGCGCGAGGCGTCGAGGGCGCGCCTCGGCGACCAGCGTCCCCTGCGGGAGCGGATGCGAACCGTCGGGGCGGCGGGCGTCCGCCGCGCGTTCGCTCGCTCGGACCGACTCGCACTCGCCCTCCGGGCGCGGTGCTTCGCGTGGAACCCGACCCTGCCGGAACTCCGCTTCCGGCGGCGCGACTACCCCGCACTCGCCGTCGGCGTCCTCCTCGTCGCGTCCGCGTTCCTCTGA
- a CDS encoding ferritin-like domain-containing protein, translating into MTNQQVTDLLKKAYQDELETVMNYLTNSIVLEGISAEEIKESLQADIQEELNHAEMLGNRLKQLDEQPPGSAEFEANQMSLQPPEDSTDVMSVVEGVLDAEEDAISTYRDLIDAAEAANDPVTEDIAVTVLADEEAHRTEFRGFRKEYKGD; encoded by the coding sequence ATGACAAACCAACAGGTCACGGACCTTCTGAAGAAGGCGTATCAGGACGAGTTGGAGACGGTGATGAACTATCTGACGAACTCTATCGTCCTCGAGGGCATCAGCGCCGAGGAGATAAAGGAGTCCCTGCAGGCGGACATCCAGGAGGAACTCAACCACGCGGAGATGCTCGGAAACCGCCTGAAGCAACTCGACGAGCAACCGCCGGGGTCGGCCGAGTTCGAGGCCAACCAGATGAGCCTCCAACCGCCCGAGGACAGCACCGACGTCATGTCGGTCGTCGAAGGTGTACTGGACGCCGAGGAGGACGCCATCTCGACGTACCGCGACCTCATCGACGCCGCCGAGGCGGCGAACGACCCCGTCACCGAGGACATCGCCGTGACGGTTCTGGCCGACGAGGAGGCCCACCGCACGGAGTTCCGCGGCTTCCGCAAAGAGTACAAGGGCGACTGA
- a CDS encoding energy-coupling factor ABC transporter ATP-binding protein: MTIRTESLVHRYGDAVAVDDVTLTVEDGEFVVLAGANGSGKTTLVRHFDGLLEPDAGEVVVDGLSVPENLVAARSAVGMVFQDPRDQFVAATVGADVAFGPENLGLPRAEITERVADALAAVNMAGRGDDRVDELSGGEQERVAIAGALAMRPSHLVLDEPFTGLDAPARDAVVDRLAALRDAGTSVVVVTHDLRDVCALADRVVVMADGRVVADGTPDALGDALERYDVRPPDRGC, from the coding sequence ATGACCATCCGCACCGAGTCGCTGGTCCACCGCTACGGCGACGCCGTCGCCGTCGACGACGTGACGCTCACCGTCGAAGACGGCGAGTTCGTCGTCCTCGCGGGCGCGAACGGGTCCGGCAAGACCACGCTCGTCCGCCACTTCGACGGCCTGCTGGAACCCGACGCGGGCGAGGTAGTCGTCGACGGCCTGTCCGTCCCCGAGAACCTCGTCGCCGCCCGGAGCGCGGTGGGGATGGTGTTTCAGGACCCGCGGGACCAGTTCGTCGCCGCGACGGTCGGCGCGGACGTCGCCTTCGGCCCCGAGAACCTCGGCCTGCCGCGCGCGGAGATAACCGAACGGGTCGCGGACGCCCTCGCCGCGGTGAACATGGCGGGGCGCGGCGACGACCGGGTGGACGAGCTATCGGGCGGTGAACAGGAACGCGTCGCCATCGCGGGCGCACTCGCGATGCGGCCGAGCCACCTCGTCCTCGACGAACCGTTCACGGGCCTCGACGCCCCCGCCCGCGACGCGGTGGTGGACCGGTTGGCCGCCCTCCGCGACGCGGGGACGAGCGTCGTCGTCGTCACGCACGACTTGCGCGACGTGTGCGCCCTCGCGGACCGGGTGGTCGTGATGGCCGACGGGCGCGTGGTGGCCGACGGCACCCCGGACGCCCTCGGCGACGCCCTCGAACGGTACGACGTACGCCCTCCCGACCGAGGATGCTGA
- a CDS encoding conditioned medium-induced protein 4 has translation MDEKTAELRDIFVETTGSETVTESQEESPGSLTDGLSDGERNERVSALVAEMRDRYAFETALSEADLCRVVRGFFDGDTDAELAAALDADADESDVFVARMDLHLVRDSDRDAPFPFERLRSLVGDGADDETCAAELGTDAETVAHYRRVAAAAREATRANDRFYSLFDELLTDSDLSARLAEDARRDGLREATEDIETDVSL, from the coding sequence ATGGACGAGAAGACGGCCGAACTCAGAGACATCTTCGTGGAGACGACCGGGTCGGAGACGGTGACCGAGTCCCAGGAGGAGTCTCCCGGGTCGCTGACGGACGGCCTCTCGGACGGGGAACGCAACGAACGCGTGTCGGCGCTCGTCGCGGAGATGCGCGACCGCTACGCGTTCGAGACGGCACTCTCGGAGGCCGACCTGTGCCGCGTCGTCCGCGGGTTCTTCGACGGCGACACCGACGCGGAACTGGCCGCCGCCCTCGACGCGGACGCCGACGAGTCGGACGTGTTCGTCGCGCGGATGGACCTCCACCTCGTCCGCGACTCGGACCGCGACGCCCCCTTCCCGTTCGAGCGACTCCGCTCGCTCGTCGGCGACGGCGCGGACGACGAGACGTGCGCGGCCGAACTCGGAACCGACGCCGAGACGGTGGCGCACTACCGCCGCGTCGCGGCGGCGGCGCGGGAGGCGACCCGCGCGAACGACCGGTTCTACTCCCTGTTCGACGAACTTCTGACCGACTCGGACCTCTCGGCGCGGTTGGCCGAGGACGCCCGCCGCGACGGCCTGCGGGAGGCCACCGAGGACATCGAGACGGACGTCTCGCTGTAG
- a CDS encoding (Fe-S)-binding protein: MILLQSEPTRETFWTISPVGKAVFYALAAMAVLVFLYGVYERFARYARGEADAFERLDDLPGRVRRASRVVLSNEKQFDRDLYGGVMHAFILWGFLTLLIGTTILGFDIDVYRTLTGTSFFTGDFYLSYSFVMDALGFLFVVGVGMAIYRRYVVREERLWGKHTGFEDDAFVWTLFVLGVGGYVLEALRIVGTEFPEWETVSFVGYFVALVFDAAGMSAETATLLYWPGWWSHAILALGFVAFVPYAKPFHMISSFANVVTADEKAGKRLPGVPPDEGPEEIGYTSIEDLSWRQLLDTDACTKCGRCSSVCPAKASGRPLDPRDVILDLKSYRESLDAGETEEIDIVADGGTSVVDSSTMESCMACMACMDACPVDIEHLSHFTEMNRRLTETGQMQEPVQEAMMNIFQNGNAFGDPARKRPDWTRDLDFEVPDAREEDVEFLWYVGDYPSYDERNRRVARSLARLFELAGVSYGILYEDEQHDGNDVRRVGEEGLYEMLVEDNADAVHDCEFDKIVCTDPHSYNTFLNEYPEMDPDFDYPVYHYTQVVESLVRDGRVGLDGTEIGYTVTYHDPCHLGRFNDEYEAPRELVRATGATLAEMPRNRSDSFCCGGGGGGLWMEHEEEEKPSEERLREALEDTEAGAAVEKFVVACPMCATMYEDGRKTGDYEDDIEIIDVAELLVEALESKRGTAVGADDGTTPATAD; encoded by the coding sequence ATGATACTCTTGCAGTCGGAACCGACTCGGGAGACGTTCTGGACCATCAGTCCGGTCGGCAAGGCGGTGTTCTACGCCCTCGCCGCGATGGCCGTCCTCGTCTTCCTGTACGGGGTCTACGAGCGGTTCGCGCGGTACGCGCGGGGCGAGGCGGACGCCTTCGAGCGACTGGACGACCTGCCGGGGCGAGTGCGCCGCGCGTCCCGCGTCGTCCTCTCGAACGAGAAGCAGTTCGACCGCGACCTGTACGGCGGCGTGATGCACGCGTTCATCCTCTGGGGCTTCCTCACGCTCCTCATCGGGACGACCATCCTCGGCTTCGACATCGACGTCTACCGGACCCTGACGGGAACCTCGTTCTTCACGGGCGACTTCTACCTCTCGTACTCGTTCGTGATGGACGCGCTCGGCTTCCTGTTCGTCGTCGGCGTCGGCATGGCAATCTACCGCCGCTACGTCGTCCGCGAGGAACGCCTCTGGGGGAAGCACACGGGGTTCGAGGACGACGCGTTCGTCTGGACGCTGTTCGTCCTCGGCGTCGGCGGCTACGTCCTCGAAGCCCTCCGCATCGTCGGCACCGAGTTCCCCGAGTGGGAGACGGTGTCGTTCGTCGGCTACTTCGTCGCCCTCGTGTTCGACGCCGCCGGGATGTCCGCCGAGACGGCGACGCTCCTCTACTGGCCGGGGTGGTGGTCCCACGCGATACTCGCCCTCGGCTTCGTCGCGTTCGTCCCCTACGCCAAGCCGTTCCACATGATATCGTCGTTCGCCAACGTCGTCACCGCCGACGAGAAGGCGGGCAAGCGCCTGCCGGGCGTCCCGCCGGACGAGGGGCCCGAGGAGATCGGTTACACGTCCATCGAGGACCTCTCGTGGCGGCAACTGCTCGACACGGACGCCTGCACGAAGTGCGGTCGGTGTTCGTCCGTTTGCCCCGCGAAGGCGTCGGGCCGACCGCTCGACCCCCGCGACGTCATCCTCGACCTGAAGTCCTACCGCGAGTCGCTCGACGCCGGCGAGACCGAGGAGATAGACATCGTCGCCGACGGCGGCACCTCGGTCGTGGACTCCTCGACGATGGAGTCCTGCATGGCCTGCATGGCCTGCATGGACGCCTGCCCCGTGGACATCGAGCACCTGAGTCACTTCACCGAGATGAACCGCCGCCTCACCGAGACCGGTCAGATGCAGGAACCCGTCCAGGAGGCGATGATGAACATCTTCCAGAACGGCAACGCCTTCGGCGACCCCGCCCGCAAGCGGCCGGACTGGACCCGTGACCTCGACTTCGAGGTGCCCGACGCCCGCGAGGAGGACGTGGAGTTCCTCTGGTACGTCGGCGACTACCCCTCCTACGACGAACGCAACCGCCGCGTCGCCCGTTCGCTCGCCCGCCTGTTCGAACTCGCCGGCGTCTCCTACGGCATCCTCTACGAGGACGAACAGCACGACGGCAACGACGTGCGCCGCGTCGGCGAGGAGGGCCTGTACGAGATGCTGGTCGAGGACAACGCCGACGCCGTCCACGACTGCGAGTTCGACAAGATCGTCTGCACGGACCCGCACTCGTACAACACGTTCCTGAACGAGTACCCCGAGATGGACCCCGACTTCGACTACCCCGTCTACCACTACACGCAGGTGGTCGAATCGCTCGTCCGCGACGGTCGCGTGGGTCTCGACGGGACGGAGATAGGCTACACCGTCACCTACCACGACCCGTGTCACCTCGGCCGATTCAACGACGAGTACGAAGCGCCCCGGGAACTCGTCCGGGCGACGGGCGCGACACTCGCCGAGATGCCGCGCAACCGCTCGGACTCGTTCTGCTGTGGCGGCGGCGGCGGCGGCCTCTGGATGGAACACGAGGAGGAGGAGAAACCGAGCGAGGAACGCCTGCGCGAGGCCCTCGAAGACACCGAGGCGGGCGCGGCGGTGGAGAAGTTCGTCGTCGCCTGCCCGATGTGCGCGACGATGTACGAGGACGGGCGCAAGACCGGCGACTACGAGGACGACATCGAGATAATCGACGTGGCGGAGCTACTGGTCGAGGCGCTGGAGTCGAAGCGCGGGACCGCGGTCGGCGCCGACGACGGGACGACGCCCGCGACGGCCGACTGA
- a CDS encoding DUF7854 family protein, protein MDRISALRNVEDALRDFESGESDLAATEQRVVTVLRTYATDFESEVGRAPYQATGEGRAHGLVVVAEGPDDARERIHDLLDEEPGTLEFEVERL, encoded by the coding sequence ATGGACCGAATCTCCGCCCTTCGAAACGTCGAGGACGCCCTCCGCGACTTCGAGTCCGGCGAGTCTGACCTCGCGGCGACCGAACAGCGAGTCGTGACCGTCCTGCGGACGTACGCCACCGACTTCGAGAGCGAGGTCGGACGCGCGCCGTACCAGGCGACGGGCGAAGGCCGCGCTCACGGACTCGTCGTCGTCGCGGAGGGGCCAGACGACGCCCGCGAACGCATCCACGACCTGTTGGACGAGGAGCCCGGAACCCTCGAATTCGAGGTCGAGAGACTGTAG
- a CDS encoding LAGLIDADG family homing endonuclease yields MAQAPQDPDVDLTERFIQFYRKYYSDDIGRLAQRYPNEQRSLYVDYDDLFRFDEDLAEDYRKKPDQIREYAEEALRLYDLPVDVKLGRAHVRLRNLPDSVDIRNIRVHDDHIGRMVSVQGIVRKATDVRPKITEAAFECQRCGTMTYIPQTDSGFQEPHECQGCERQGPFHVDFDQSEFVDSQKLRVQESPEGLRGGETPQSIDIDVEDDVTGKVTAGDHVTVTGVLHIEQQTSGQEKTPIFDLYMDGVAIEIEDEEFEDMDISEEDVAEIVELSNEPDIYEKMVGSVAPSIYGYEQEKLAMILQLFSGVTKHLPDGSRIRGDLHMLLIGDPGTGKSAMLQYVRNIAPRSVYTSGKGSSSAGLTAAAVRDDFGDGQQWTLEAGALVLADKGIAAVDELDKMRPEDRSAMHEGLEQQSYHPESEILLSDGRRAPIGPFVDSLMDDRAEAVVDGVDCEILPVDDVGVHSVDLESNETEKIPVDRVSRHEAPDRFVRVTFSNGRSVLVTPEHPMFVDEDGDVETVAAEEVTEGAFVPAPRKLPNSAEPRSLAPEPHRTRERDVRLPESMSPALAELLGLLTAEGHSYAGSSHEIGFSNQDERLLDRVDRLMSKRFGLESTDVVGDCGTTKRWISTKLYRWFESNFPEFMRPSTEKRIPEAVLGASEEEIRRFLVGAFAGDGSVESESMAFATSCRGLAEDYADALLKIGVASRIHYDEAEDSWKTYVMGDSTATFVDAVVDPADDRYERAEAFADRSTETKRHHDVLPTSAAEELRSIKRLLGVSLTGRFRETIDEGYGVRVETVRSEVEALRSRIETVRADLSSVATLADVRKAVGWSGRQLAERLDGVTTSTVHYAESGGYDDEKRRRLYDAAVESVRLALGEATDRLDELDARCDLRYYRVTDVETVPNDGEYECDWVYDVTVEPTNTFVSQGVVLHNSISISKAGINATLKSRCSLLGAANPKYGRFDQYESIGEQIDLEPALISRFDLIFTVTDSPDPETDAELAEHIINTNYAGELHTQRTKIANSEFTEDEVNSVTEEVAPEIDAELLRKYIAYAKRNCYPTMTDEAKEVIRDFYVNFRAKGSDEDSPVPVTARKLEALVRLAEASARVRLSDTVTEDDAVRVTNIVESCLRDIGMDPETGEFDADIVETGTSKNQRDRIKNLKQLISDIENEYEEGAPVDEVVSRATTELNLDESKAEQEIENLRRKGEVYEPRTDHLRTT; encoded by the coding sequence ATGGCGCAGGCCCCGCAGGACCCGGACGTGGACCTCACGGAACGGTTCATCCAGTTCTATCGAAAGTACTACAGCGACGACATCGGCCGACTCGCGCAGCGATACCCGAACGAACAGCGGTCGTTGTACGTCGACTACGACGACCTGTTCCGCTTCGACGAGGACCTGGCGGAGGACTACCGCAAGAAACCCGACCAGATACGCGAGTACGCCGAGGAGGCGCTCAGACTCTACGACCTGCCGGTGGACGTGAAACTCGGCCGCGCACACGTCCGCCTCCGCAACCTCCCGGACTCCGTCGACATCCGCAACATCCGCGTCCACGACGACCACATCGGACGGATGGTGTCCGTCCAGGGCATCGTGCGCAAGGCGACGGACGTGCGCCCGAAGATAACCGAGGCGGCGTTCGAGTGCCAGCGCTGCGGGACGATGACGTACATCCCGCAGACCGACAGCGGCTTTCAGGAACCGCACGAGTGTCAGGGCTGCGAGCGACAGGGACCGTTCCACGTCGACTTCGACCAGTCCGAGTTCGTCGACTCACAGAAACTGCGCGTCCAGGAGAGCCCCGAGGGCCTGCGGGGCGGCGAGACGCCGCAGAGCATCGACATCGACGTCGAGGACGACGTGACCGGGAAGGTGACGGCGGGCGACCACGTCACCGTCACGGGCGTCCTCCACATCGAACAGCAGACCTCGGGGCAGGAGAAGACGCCCATCTTCGACCTCTACATGGACGGCGTCGCCATCGAGATAGAGGACGAGGAGTTCGAGGACATGGACATCTCCGAGGAGGACGTGGCCGAAATCGTCGAACTCTCGAACGAACCCGACATCTACGAGAAGATGGTGGGGTCCGTCGCGCCCTCCATCTACGGCTACGAACAGGAGAAACTCGCGATGATTCTCCAACTGTTCTCCGGCGTCACCAAACACCTCCCCGACGGGTCGCGGATTCGCGGCGACCTGCACATGCTGCTGATAGGGGACCCCGGGACCGGTAAGTCGGCCATGCTCCAATACGTCCGAAACATCGCTCCCCGGTCCGTCTACACCTCCGGGAAGGGGTCGTCCTCCGCAGGCCTCACTGCGGCCGCCGTACGCGACGATTTCGGAGACGGACAGCAGTGGACGCTCGAAGCGGGTGCCCTCGTCCTCGCCGACAAGGGTATCGCCGCTGTCGACGAGCTAGACAAGATGCGTCCCGAAGACCGCTCGGCGATGCACGAGGGACTCGAACAGCAGTCTTACCACCCGGAATCGGAGATCCTCTTATCTGACGGCCGTCGTGCCCCCATCGGACCGTTCGTCGACTCACTGATGGACGACCGAGCCGAAGCTGTCGTCGACGGGGTCGACTGCGAAATACTCCCCGTCGACGACGTCGGCGTCCACTCAGTCGACTTGGAGTCGAACGAGACGGAGAAGATACCCGTCGACCGCGTCAGTAGACACGAAGCCCCGGACCGGTTCGTTCGCGTCACGTTCTCGAATGGCCGATCCGTACTCGTCACGCCCGAACATCCGATGTTCGTCGACGAGGACGGCGACGTCGAAACCGTCGCTGCGGAGGAGGTCACAGAAGGCGCCTTCGTCCCCGCACCACGGAAACTCCCGAACTCCGCGGAACCGCGCTCACTCGCACCGGAACCCCATCGAACTCGAGAGCGAGACGTCCGTCTCCCCGAGTCGATGTCGCCCGCGCTCGCGGAGCTACTCGGTCTATTGACTGCGGAAGGACACTCGTACGCCGGTAGTTCCCACGAGATCGGCTTCTCGAATCAGGACGAACGGCTCCTCGACCGGGTCGACCGATTGATGTCGAAACGCTTCGGTCTGGAGAGTACGGACGTCGTAGGCGACTGTGGGACGACGAAGCGATGGATTTCGACGAAGCTGTACCGGTGGTTCGAATCGAACTTCCCCGAGTTCATGCGGCCGTCGACGGAGAAACGGATACCAGAGGCGGTACTCGGTGCCTCCGAAGAGGAGATACGGCGGTTCCTCGTCGGTGCGTTCGCCGGTGACGGAAGCGTCGAGAGCGAGTCGATGGCGTTCGCTACCTCGTGTCGGGGGCTCGCAGAGGACTACGCTGACGCACTCTTAAAGATCGGCGTCGCTTCCCGTATTCACTACGACGAGGCCGAAGATTCGTGGAAGACGTACGTCATGGGCGACTCGACCGCTACCTTCGTCGACGCGGTCGTCGACCCGGCGGACGACCGATACGAGAGGGCCGAAGCGTTCGCCGACAGAAGCACCGAAACGAAGCGTCACCACGATGTCCTTCCCACGAGCGCCGCAGAGGAACTGCGTTCGATCAAGCGACTGCTCGGTGTCTCGTTGACCGGGCGTTTCCGAGAGACGATTGACGAGGGATACGGCGTCCGCGTCGAGACCGTTCGCTCGGAAGTCGAGGCGCTCCGTTCTCGTATCGAGACCGTCCGCGCTGATCTCTCCTCAGTAGCGACTCTCGCAGACGTCAGGAAAGCGGTCGGCTGGTCGGGTCGACAACTCGCCGAACGGCTCGACGGCGTAACGACCAGTACCGTCCACTACGCCGAGAGTGGCGGATACGACGACGAGAAGCGGCGTCGTCTGTACGATGCCGCCGTCGAGAGCGTTCGTCTGGCACTCGGGGAGGCGACTGACCGTCTCGACGAACTCGATGCTCGGTGCGACCTTCGTTACTATCGCGTCACCGACGTGGAGACGGTGCCGAACGACGGCGAGTACGAGTGTGACTGGGTGTACGACGTGACCGTCGAACCCACGAACACGTTCGTGAGTCAGGGTGTGGTACTACACAACTCCATCTCCATCTCCAAGGCCGGAATCAACGCCACCCTGAAGTCCAGATGTTCGCTCCTCGGCGCGGCCAACCCGAAGTACGGCCGGTTCGACCAGTACGAGTCCATCGGCGAGCAGATCGACCTCGAACCCGCGCTCATCTCGCGGTTCGACCTCATCTTCACGGTGACGGACAGTCCGGACCCCGAGACGGACGCCGAACTCGCCGAACACATCATCAACACGAACTACGCGGGCGAACTCCACACGCAGCGGACGAAGATAGCCAACTCCGAGTTCACCGAGGACGAGGTGAACTCCGTCACCGAGGAGGTGGCCCCCGAGATAGACGCCGAACTCCTGCGGAAGTACATCGCCTACGCCAAGCGCAACTGCTACCCGACGATGACCGACGAGGCCAAGGAGGTCATCCGCGACTTCTACGTCAACTTCCGCGCGAAGGGCTCCGACGAGGACTCGCCCGTCCCCGTGACGGCGCGGAAACTCGAGGCCCTCGTCCGTCTGGCGGAGGCGTCGGCCCGCGTCCGACTCTCGGACACGGTCACCGAGGACGACGCCGTCCGCGTCACCAACATCGTCGAGTCCTGCCTGCGCGACATCGGGATGGACCCCGAGACGGGCGAGTTCGACGCCGACATCGTCGAGACGGGCACCTCGAAGAACCAGCGCGACCGCATCAAGAACCTCAAGCAACTCATCAGCGACATCGAGAACGAGTACGAGGAGGGCGCCCCGGTCGACGAGGTGGTCTCGCGGGCGACGACCGAGTTGAACTTAGACGAGAGCAAGGCCGAACAGGAGATAGAGAACCTGCGGCGGAAGGGCGAGGTGTACGAACCGCGGACCGACCACCTGCGGACGACGTAG